A stretch of the Lolium perenne isolate Kyuss_39 chromosome 3, Kyuss_2.0, whole genome shotgun sequence genome encodes the following:
- the LOC127344668 gene encoding histone H4 — protein MSGRGKGGKGLGKGGAKRHRKVLRDNIQGITKPAIRRLARRGGVKRISGLIYEETRGVLKIFLENVIRDAVTYTEHARRKTVTAMDVVYALKRQGRTLYGFGG, from the coding sequence ATGTCCGGGCGCGGCAAGGGCGGCAAGGGGCTGGGCAAGGGCGGCGCCAAGCGCCACCGCAAGGTCCTCCGCGACAACATCCAGGGCATCACCAAGCCGGCCATCCGGCGCCTGGCGCGCCGCGGCGGCGTCAAGCGCATCTCGGGGCTCATCTACGAGGAGACCCGCGGCGTGCTCAAGATCttcctcgagaacgtcatccgcgacGCCGTCACCTACACCGAGCACGCCCGCCGCAAGACCGTCACCGCCATGGACGTCGTCTACGCGCTCAAGCGCCAGGGACGCACCCTCTACGGCTTCGGCGGCTGA
- the LOC127344666 gene encoding SAC3 family protein A isoform X2 produces the protein MAAQGGEAAAGSGAKPGEASSSPYQSSASGHHPWSSSTGTSWNYPVDNSNQSAVYYDPQRDVSVSGATQNATSGANNVIQPAVGTSNATNTYAPYSNSVQPAYNAAQYPNYYYNYPQAANDSTVQQGVDPSSGAAYQPLTSFQNSGSYVGPTSNTYYNAGADQTAPGYATNNYYYQNNAWGGGSSGDVHSQTYQTYNPSDANAAQNSSSLPTNSFHYPQQYTQWSHYYDQSAPNSVGSAVAGSSVSETKASSAGSGYAHPSSQPPPPGTTQWKNDTVASTAPPLQAAGITGFQSQNANQAPGTPTFQNQHANQAPGAPGFQSQHANQAPGAPGFQSQHANQAPGAPGFQSQHANQAPGAPGFQSQHANQAPGISGFQSHINQAPGAPGFQDQHVNQAPGAPGFQNKHINQASAPPGFKNQYSNQTASVHGFQNQYANQALAYQQSSANYSQLPLNNQADQQKALHVQGQSSNVYSVNHTYENSQPTLQGSATRVNKVQIPTNPRIAPDVPKALPKAESKLQAASSLKPAYVGVSMPKNDVKAGQDGHGAAAQGAFPVSLCTYVERNLSRCKDDAQRSATRIIMKEIITKATADGTLHNKNWDIEPLLALPENATGTDMTSTGKDSSPFSFSTPRRSPSRRTKSRWEPVADEKVINKVEVVPKEPAKSNISTWEAAKRTGNSWDLGRFVQSRQAPSSQWSQRPSKKQRISGSTNVNKNGNASSDSDKEQDLAKYYASSMQLTNSPEEKKRREHRSKRFERGQSASSKSGSSVPHKANVYIRKAMPMLPNKVNGDGVTLAVEDLDWDALTIKGTCQEIEKRYLRLTSAPDPATVRPEDVLEKALHMVETCEKNYLYKCDQLKSIRQDLTVQRIQNELTVKVYETHARLALQAGDLSEYNQCQSQLTRLYGEGISGCHLEFSAYNLLCVMLHSNNKRDLLSSMASLSKEAKLDETVKHALAVHSAVSSGNYVMFFKLYKKAPGLNSCLMDLYVERMRFEAIKCMSKSYRPTVPVRYAARVLGFTKVVEVCEVEVADGLEECEEWLKAHGAILAVDGNNGELQIDTKVSSASLFMPEPDNAVSHGDASLAVDDFLARAS, from the exons atggcggcccaggGCGGCGAGGCGGCTGCCGGATCCGGCGCCAAGCCCGGCGAG GCAAGTTCATCTCCGTACCAATCTTCAGCATCTGGCCATCATCCATGGTCTTCTTCAACTGGGACTTCCTGGAACTATCCAGTGGATAATTCAAACCAAAGCGCAGTTTATTATGATCCACAAAGGGATGTCTCAGTTTCAGGAGCTACTCAAAATGCGACCAGTGGTGCAAATAATGTGATTCAACCGGCTGTGGGCACAAGTAATGCAACCAATACTTATGCGCCATACTCAAATTCTGTTCAACCTGCCTACAATGCTGCACAGTATCCAAATTATTACTATAACTATCCACAAGCTGCAAACGACTCTACTGTTCAACAAGGAGTAGATCCAAGTTCAGGTGCTGCTTATCAGCCTCTTACTTCATTTCAGAATTCAGGATCTTATGTTGGTCCTACAAGTAACACATATTATAATGCTGGTGCTGATCAGACCGCGCCAGGATATGCAACCAACAACTATTATTATCAGAACAATGCCTGGGGTGGAGGAAGTTCTGGAGATGTTCACAGCCAAACATATCAGACTTACAATCCATCAGATGCTAACGCTGCCCAGAATTCTAGTTCTCTGCCCACCAATTCTTTTCACTATCCTCAACAGTACACCCAGTGGTCTCACTATTATGATCAGTCTGCACCAAACTCCGTAGGCTCTGCAGTCGCTGGCAGCAGTGTGTCCGAAACAAAAGCTTCTAGTGCCGGTTCTGGTTATGCACACCCCAGCTCACAGCCACCTCCACCAGGCACCACACAATGGAAAAATGATACAGTTGCATCTACTGCACCTCCTCTGCAG GCAGCGGGAATCACAGGGTTTCAAAGCCAGAATGCCAACCAGGCACCAG GCACTCCAACGTTTCAAAACCAGCATGCCAATCAGGCACCAGGCGCTCCAGGGTTTCAAAGCCAGCATGCCAATCAGGCACCAGGTGCTCCAGGGTTTCAAAGCCAGCATGCCAACCAGGCACCAGGTGCTCCAGGGTTTCAAAGCCAGCATGCGAACCAGGCACCAGGCGCACCAGGGTTTCAAAGCCAGCATGCGAACCAGGCACCAGGCATCTCAGGGTTTCAAAGCCACATCAACCAGGCACCTGGCGCCCCAGGGTTTCAAGACCAGCATGTCAACCAGGCACCAGGTGCCCCAGGGTTTCAAAACAAGCACATCAACCAGGCATCGGCCCCTCCAGGTTTTAAAAATCAGTATTCTAACCAGACAGCTTCAGTACATGGGTTTCAGAACCAGTATGCGAACCAGGCACTTGCATACCAACAAAGCTCTGCAAATTATAGTCAGTTACCACTAAATAACCAAGCCGATCAACAGAAAGCtttgcatgtgcaaggtcaaagcTCAAATGTTTATTCAGTAAATCATACTTATGAAAACTCTCAGCCAACCTTGCAGGGTTCTGCAACCAGGGTAAATAAagttcagatcccaacaaaccctCGAATAGCTCCAGATGTCCCAAAAGCATTGCCCAAAGCAGAGTCAAAATTACAAGCTGCTTCATCGCTAAAACCTGCTTATGTTGGTGTTTCCATGCCCAAGAATGATGTGAAGGCAGGTCAAGATGGTCATGGAGCTGCAGCACAG GGAGCTTTCCCTGTTTCACTTTGTACTTATGTTGAGCGGAATCTTTCCCGTTGTAAGGATGATGCCCAGAGATCTGCCACCCGAATCATCATGAAGGAG ATAATAACCAAGGCAACTGCTGATGGTACCCTTCATAATAAGAACTGGGACATTGAGCCGTTATTAGCTTTGCCAGAAAATGCTACAGGCACAGATATGACAAG CACTGGAAAGGATTCAAGTCCCTTCTCCTTTTCTACACCAAGGAGGAGCCCGAGTAGACGTACGAAAAGTAGGTGGGAGCCTGTTGCTGATGAAAAAGTCATTAACAAGGTGGAAGTGGTTCCTAAAGAACCAGCAAAAAGTAACATTTCTACCTGGGAAGCTGCTAAACGAACG GGCAACAGTTGGGATCTTGGGAGATTTGTCCAATCCCGTCAAGCTCCTTCAAGCCAATGGAGTCAGAGGCCCTCTAAAAAGCAGCGGATAAGTGGTAGTACAAATGTAAACAAAAATGGAAATGCTTCAAGCGACAGCGACAAGGAGCAGGATCTTGCGAAATATTATGCCAGTTCAATGCAACTAACAAATTCACCAGAGGAGAAGAAACGGCGGGAGCATAGATCAAAGCGCTTTGAACGTGGtcagagtgcatcatcaaaatctGGAAGTTCCGTACCACATAAGGCCAATGTATACATAAGGAAAGCTATGCCGATGCTTCCCAACAAAGTTAATGGAGATGGTGTTACATTGGCAGTTGAGGATTTGGACTGGGATGCACTGACAATCAAGGGAACATGTCAGGAAATTGAGAAACGATATCTGCGCCTTACATCAGCACCTGATCCTGCCACT GTAAGGCCAGAAGATGTCTTAGAGAAAGCTCTTCACATGGTTGAAACTTGTGAAAAGAATTACCTCTATAAATGTGATCAACTGAAGTCTATTAGGCAAGACCTTACTGTTCAGAGGATTCAGAACGAGCTGACTGTCAAG GTTTACGAAACTCATGCACGATTAGCACTTCAAGCGGGAGATTTATCTGAATATAATCAG TGCCAATCGCAGTTGACGAGGTTATATGGCGAAGGGATCTCAGGCTGTCATCTTGAGTTCTCTGCTTACAACTTGCTATGTGTCATGTTACACTCTAACAACAAAAGAGACTTGCTTTCATCCATGGCAAG TTTGTCGAAGGAAGCCAAGCTAGACGAAACAGTCAAACATGCACTTGCCGTTCATTCTGCTGTTTCGTCTGGAAACTATGTCATGTTTTTCAAATTATACAAGAAAGCGCCTGGGTTGAATTCGTGTCTTATGG ACCTCTATGTTGAGCGGATGCGTTTTGAGGCAATAAAATGCATGTCAAAATCATATCGTCCAACTGTGCCTGTGAGATATGCTGCACGGGTTTTGGGGTTCACGAAGGTTGTTGAAGTTTGTGAGGTTGAAGTAGCTGATGGATTGGAAGAATGTGAAGAATGGTTGAAAGCACATGGTGCTATTCTTGCAGTAGATGGAAACAACGGGGAGTTGCAGATAGACACAAAA GTTTCTTCTGCATCTCTATTCATGCCGGAACCTGATAATGCTGTTTCGCATGGCGATGCATCTCTTGCCGTGGATGATTTTTTGGCGCGGGCATCATAA
- the LOC127344666 gene encoding SAC3 family protein A isoform X1, whose product MAAQGGEAAAGSGAKPGEASSSPYQSSASGHHPWSSSTGTSWNYPVDNSNQSAVYYDPQRDVSVSGATQNATSGANNVIQPAVGTSNATNTYAPYSNSVQPAYNAAQYPNYYYNYPQAANDSTVQQGVDPSSGAAYQPLTSFQNSGSYVGPTSNTYYNAGADQTAPGYATNNYYYQNNAWGGGSSGDVHSQTYQTYNPSDANAAQNSSSLPTNSFHYPQQYTQWSHYYDQSAPNSVGSAVAGSSVSETKASSAGSGYAHPSSQPPPPGTTQWKNDTVASTAPPLQAAGITGFQSQNANQAPGAPGFQSQHAKQAPPGTPTFQNQHANQAPGAPGFQSQHANQAPGAPGFQSQHANQAPGAPGFQSQHANQAPGAPGFQSQHANQAPGISGFQSHINQAPGAPGFQDQHVNQAPGAPGFQNKHINQASAPPGFKNQYSNQTASVHGFQNQYANQALAYQQSSANYSQLPLNNQADQQKALHVQGQSSNVYSVNHTYENSQPTLQGSATRVNKVQIPTNPRIAPDVPKALPKAESKLQAASSLKPAYVGVSMPKNDVKAGQDGHGAAAQGAFPVSLCTYVERNLSRCKDDAQRSATRIIMKEIITKATADGTLHNKNWDIEPLLALPENATGTDMTSTGKDSSPFSFSTPRRSPSRRTKSRWEPVADEKVINKVEVVPKEPAKSNISTWEAAKRTGNSWDLGRFVQSRQAPSSQWSQRPSKKQRISGSTNVNKNGNASSDSDKEQDLAKYYASSMQLTNSPEEKKRREHRSKRFERGQSASSKSGSSVPHKANVYIRKAMPMLPNKVNGDGVTLAVEDLDWDALTIKGTCQEIEKRYLRLTSAPDPATVRPEDVLEKALHMVETCEKNYLYKCDQLKSIRQDLTVQRIQNELTVKVYETHARLALQAGDLSEYNQCQSQLTRLYGEGISGCHLEFSAYNLLCVMLHSNNKRDLLSSMASLSKEAKLDETVKHALAVHSAVSSGNYVMFFKLYKKAPGLNSCLMDLYVERMRFEAIKCMSKSYRPTVPVRYAARVLGFTKVVEVCEVEVADGLEECEEWLKAHGAILAVDGNNGELQIDTKVSSASLFMPEPDNAVSHGDASLAVDDFLARAS is encoded by the exons atggcggcccaggGCGGCGAGGCGGCTGCCGGATCCGGCGCCAAGCCCGGCGAG GCAAGTTCATCTCCGTACCAATCTTCAGCATCTGGCCATCATCCATGGTCTTCTTCAACTGGGACTTCCTGGAACTATCCAGTGGATAATTCAAACCAAAGCGCAGTTTATTATGATCCACAAAGGGATGTCTCAGTTTCAGGAGCTACTCAAAATGCGACCAGTGGTGCAAATAATGTGATTCAACCGGCTGTGGGCACAAGTAATGCAACCAATACTTATGCGCCATACTCAAATTCTGTTCAACCTGCCTACAATGCTGCACAGTATCCAAATTATTACTATAACTATCCACAAGCTGCAAACGACTCTACTGTTCAACAAGGAGTAGATCCAAGTTCAGGTGCTGCTTATCAGCCTCTTACTTCATTTCAGAATTCAGGATCTTATGTTGGTCCTACAAGTAACACATATTATAATGCTGGTGCTGATCAGACCGCGCCAGGATATGCAACCAACAACTATTATTATCAGAACAATGCCTGGGGTGGAGGAAGTTCTGGAGATGTTCACAGCCAAACATATCAGACTTACAATCCATCAGATGCTAACGCTGCCCAGAATTCTAGTTCTCTGCCCACCAATTCTTTTCACTATCCTCAACAGTACACCCAGTGGTCTCACTATTATGATCAGTCTGCACCAAACTCCGTAGGCTCTGCAGTCGCTGGCAGCAGTGTGTCCGAAACAAAAGCTTCTAGTGCCGGTTCTGGTTATGCACACCCCAGCTCACAGCCACCTCCACCAGGCACCACACAATGGAAAAATGATACAGTTGCATCTACTGCACCTCCTCTGCAG GCAGCGGGAATCACAGGGTTTCAAAGCCAGAATGCCAACCAGGCACCAGGTGCTCCAGGGTTTCAAAGCCAGCATGCCAAACAGGCACCACCAGGCACTCCAACGTTTCAAAACCAGCATGCCAATCAGGCACCAGGCGCTCCAGGGTTTCAAAGCCAGCATGCCAATCAGGCACCAGGTGCTCCAGGGTTTCAAAGCCAGCATGCCAACCAGGCACCAGGTGCTCCAGGGTTTCAAAGCCAGCATGCGAACCAGGCACCAGGCGCACCAGGGTTTCAAAGCCAGCATGCGAACCAGGCACCAGGCATCTCAGGGTTTCAAAGCCACATCAACCAGGCACCTGGCGCCCCAGGGTTTCAAGACCAGCATGTCAACCAGGCACCAGGTGCCCCAGGGTTTCAAAACAAGCACATCAACCAGGCATCGGCCCCTCCAGGTTTTAAAAATCAGTATTCTAACCAGACAGCTTCAGTACATGGGTTTCAGAACCAGTATGCGAACCAGGCACTTGCATACCAACAAAGCTCTGCAAATTATAGTCAGTTACCACTAAATAACCAAGCCGATCAACAGAAAGCtttgcatgtgcaaggtcaaagcTCAAATGTTTATTCAGTAAATCATACTTATGAAAACTCTCAGCCAACCTTGCAGGGTTCTGCAACCAGGGTAAATAAagttcagatcccaacaaaccctCGAATAGCTCCAGATGTCCCAAAAGCATTGCCCAAAGCAGAGTCAAAATTACAAGCTGCTTCATCGCTAAAACCTGCTTATGTTGGTGTTTCCATGCCCAAGAATGATGTGAAGGCAGGTCAAGATGGTCATGGAGCTGCAGCACAG GGAGCTTTCCCTGTTTCACTTTGTACTTATGTTGAGCGGAATCTTTCCCGTTGTAAGGATGATGCCCAGAGATCTGCCACCCGAATCATCATGAAGGAG ATAATAACCAAGGCAACTGCTGATGGTACCCTTCATAATAAGAACTGGGACATTGAGCCGTTATTAGCTTTGCCAGAAAATGCTACAGGCACAGATATGACAAG CACTGGAAAGGATTCAAGTCCCTTCTCCTTTTCTACACCAAGGAGGAGCCCGAGTAGACGTACGAAAAGTAGGTGGGAGCCTGTTGCTGATGAAAAAGTCATTAACAAGGTGGAAGTGGTTCCTAAAGAACCAGCAAAAAGTAACATTTCTACCTGGGAAGCTGCTAAACGAACG GGCAACAGTTGGGATCTTGGGAGATTTGTCCAATCCCGTCAAGCTCCTTCAAGCCAATGGAGTCAGAGGCCCTCTAAAAAGCAGCGGATAAGTGGTAGTACAAATGTAAACAAAAATGGAAATGCTTCAAGCGACAGCGACAAGGAGCAGGATCTTGCGAAATATTATGCCAGTTCAATGCAACTAACAAATTCACCAGAGGAGAAGAAACGGCGGGAGCATAGATCAAAGCGCTTTGAACGTGGtcagagtgcatcatcaaaatctGGAAGTTCCGTACCACATAAGGCCAATGTATACATAAGGAAAGCTATGCCGATGCTTCCCAACAAAGTTAATGGAGATGGTGTTACATTGGCAGTTGAGGATTTGGACTGGGATGCACTGACAATCAAGGGAACATGTCAGGAAATTGAGAAACGATATCTGCGCCTTACATCAGCACCTGATCCTGCCACT GTAAGGCCAGAAGATGTCTTAGAGAAAGCTCTTCACATGGTTGAAACTTGTGAAAAGAATTACCTCTATAAATGTGATCAACTGAAGTCTATTAGGCAAGACCTTACTGTTCAGAGGATTCAGAACGAGCTGACTGTCAAG GTTTACGAAACTCATGCACGATTAGCACTTCAAGCGGGAGATTTATCTGAATATAATCAG TGCCAATCGCAGTTGACGAGGTTATATGGCGAAGGGATCTCAGGCTGTCATCTTGAGTTCTCTGCTTACAACTTGCTATGTGTCATGTTACACTCTAACAACAAAAGAGACTTGCTTTCATCCATGGCAAG TTTGTCGAAGGAAGCCAAGCTAGACGAAACAGTCAAACATGCACTTGCCGTTCATTCTGCTGTTTCGTCTGGAAACTATGTCATGTTTTTCAAATTATACAAGAAAGCGCCTGGGTTGAATTCGTGTCTTATGG ACCTCTATGTTGAGCGGATGCGTTTTGAGGCAATAAAATGCATGTCAAAATCATATCGTCCAACTGTGCCTGTGAGATATGCTGCACGGGTTTTGGGGTTCACGAAGGTTGTTGAAGTTTGTGAGGTTGAAGTAGCTGATGGATTGGAAGAATGTGAAGAATGGTTGAAAGCACATGGTGCTATTCTTGCAGTAGATGGAAACAACGGGGAGTTGCAGATAGACACAAAA GTTTCTTCTGCATCTCTATTCATGCCGGAACCTGATAATGCTGTTTCGCATGGCGATGCATCTCTTGCCGTGGATGATTTTTTGGCGCGGGCATCATAA